The proteins below are encoded in one region of candidate division KSB1 bacterium:
- a CDS encoding type II toxin-antitoxin system YafQ family toxin yields the protein MKIYYTSQFKKDYKKVKKQNKDIGKLRIVVEKLATKEKLEPKYKDHALIGNWKKFRDCHLEPDWLLIYKATEEMLILERTGSHSELFKK from the coding sequence TTGAAAATTTATTATACCAGTCAATTCAAAAAGGACTATAAAAAAGTCAAAAAGCAAAATAAAGATATTGGCAAACTTAGAATAGTCGTAGAAAAATTAGCAACGAAAGAAAAACTGGAGCCGAAATACAAAGACCATGCTTTGATTGGAAATTGGAAAAAGTTCCGGGACTGCCATCTTGAACCTGACTGGCTCTTGATTTATAAAGCTACCGAAGAAATGTTAATTTTAGAAAGAACTGGGTCTCACTCAGAGTTGTTTAAAAAATAA
- a CDS encoding type II toxin-antitoxin system RelB/DinJ family antitoxin — protein MAKTANIQARIDPETKTKAQKILNTLNISMSEAISMYLTQVALHKGIPFDIRIPNEVTIATLQKSEEGKELNEVSSVDKLFQELDN, from the coding sequence ATGGCAAAAACAGCGAACATCCAAGCACGTATCGACCCTGAAACTAAAACAAAGGCTCAGAAAATATTAAACACACTCAATATTTCTATGTCAGAAGCCATCTCAATGTACTTAACCCAAGTTGCACTCCATAAAGGAATCCCTTTCGACATTAGAATCCCTAATGAAGTGACGATAGCGACATTACAGAAATCTGAAGAAGGCAAAGAACTCAATGAAGTCAGCAGCGTCGATAAATTATTCCAGGAATTGGATAATTGA